A genomic region of Falco rusticolus isolate bFalRus1 chromosome 20, bFalRus1.pri, whole genome shotgun sequence contains the following coding sequences:
- the BMP1 gene encoding bone morphogenetic protein 1 isoform X1, protein MAGLRSCGLLLCLLLARAMHFPDYSYVLEEEEEEDAEPLDYKDPCKAAAFLGDIALDEEDLKLFQVDRVVDLARHTITYLPTNSSGTTAAPALPTTSIPGGCLRSPPTTPTGSNATSASRRPGHQRRSRGQQRARSRRAATSRPERVWPDGVIPYVISGNFSGSQRAIFRQAMRHWEKHTCVTFLERNDEDSYIVFTYRPCGCCSYVGRRGGGPQAISIGKNCDKFGIVVHELGHVIGFWHEHTRPDRDDHVSIIRENIQPGQEYNFLKMEPEEVESLGETYDFDSIMHYARNTFSRGIFLDTILPKYDVNGVRPAIGQRTRLSKGDIAQARKLYRCPACGETLQDSQGNFSSPEFPNGYSAHMHCVWRISVTPGEKIILNFTTLDLYRSRLCWYDYVEVRDGFWRKATLRGRFCGNKLPEPIISTDSRLWVEFRSSSNWVGKGFFAVYEAICGGDVKKDNGHIQSPNYPDDYRPSKVCVWKITVSEGFHVGLTFQSFEIERHDSCAYDYLEIRDGSGESSSLIGRYCGYDKPDDIKSTSNKLWMKFVSDGSINKAGFAVNFFKEVDECSRPNNGGCEQRCVNTLGSYKCACDPGYELASDKRRCEAACGGFLTKLNGSITSPGWPKEYPPNKNCIWQLVAPTQYRISLQFDFFETEGNDVCKYDFVEVRSGLTADSKLHGKFCGAEKPDVITSQYNNMRIEFKSDNTVSKKGFKAHFFSDKDECSKNNGGCQHECLNSFGSYECQCRSGFVLHDNKHDCKEAGCDHKVTSISGTITSPNWPDKYPSKKECTWAISTTPGHRIKLTFSELDVEAQQECAYDHLEIYDGKDAKAPALGRFCGAKEPEPLVSSGNKMFLKFVSDNSVQKKGFEATHTTVCGGQVRAEVKTKDLYSHAQFGDNNYPGGSDCEWVIMAEEGYGVELIFQTFEIEEEADCGYDYMELFDGYDGTAPRLGRFCGSGQPPEEVYSAGDSVMIRFHSDDTINKKGFHLRYTSTKFQDTLHTRK, encoded by the exons ATGGCCGGGCTGCGGAGCTGcgggctgctgctctgcctgctcctggcccGGGCCATGCACTTCCCCGACTACTCCTAcgtgctggaggaggaggaggaggaggacgcGGAGCCCCTGGACTACAAGGACCCCTGCAAAGCCG ctgccttccTGGGAGACATCGCCCTGGATGAGGAGGATCTGAAGCTCTTCCAGGTGGACCGGGTGGTGGACCTGGCACGCCACACCATCACGTACCTGCCCACCAACTCCTCAGGTACCaccgcagccccagccctcccaaCCACCTCCATCCCCGGGGGCTGCCTGCGctcaccccccaccacccccacaggCAGCAATGCCACCAGTGCCAGCCGGCGGCCGGGCCACCAACGGCGCAGCCGGGGCCAGCAGCGGGCACGCAGCCGCCGTGCTGCCACATCCCGGCCGGAGCGAGTGTGGCCAGACGGGGTCATCCCCTACGTGATCAGCGGCAACTTCAGCG gcagccagcgAGCCATCTTCCGGCAGGCGATGCGGCACTGGGAGAAGCACACCTGCGTCACCTTCCTGGAGCGCAACGACGAGGACAGCTACATCGTCTTCACTTACCGGCCCTGTGG GTGCTGTTCCTATGTGGGCCGCCGAGGAGGGGGACCCCAGGCCATCTCCATCGGCAAAAACTGTGACAAATTCGGCATCGTGGTGCATGAGCTGGGCCACGTCATCGGGTTTTGGCACGAGCACACACGCCCCGACCGGGACGACCATGTCTCCATCATCCGGGAGAACATCCAGCCAG GGCAGGAGTACAACTTCTTGAAGATGGAGCCGGAGGAGGTGGAGTCGCTGGGTGAGACGTATGATTTCGACAGCATCATGCACTACGCCAGGAACACCTTCTCCAG GGGCATCTTCCTGGACACCATCCTGCCCAAGTACGACGTGAATGGGGTCCGACCTGCCATCGGCCAGCGGACGCGTCTGAGCAAAGGGGACATCGCCCAGGCCCGCAAGCTCTACCGCTGCCCGG CCTGCGGGGAGACACTCCAGGACAGCCAGGGCAACTTCTCCTCCCCTGAGTTCCCCAACGGATACTCTGCCCACATGCACTGCGTCTGGAGGATCTCCGTCACCCCCGGAGAGAAG ATCATCCTGAACTTCACCACCCTGGACCTCTACCGAAGCCGGCTGTGCTGGTACGACTACGTGGAGGTGAGAGACGGGTTCTGGAGAAAGGCCACGCTGCGAG GCAGGTTCTGCGGGAACAAGCTGCCCGAGCCCATCATCTCCACTGACAGCCGCCTCTGGGTTGAGTTtcgcagcagcagcaactgggTGGGCAAAGGCTTCTTTGCCGTCTACGAAG CCATCTGTGGGGGGGACGTGAAGAAGGACAATGGGCACATCCAGTCCCCCAACTACCCCGATGACTACCGGCCCAGCAAGGTGTGCGTCTGGAAGATCACCGTCTCCGAGGGCTTCCACGTGGGCTTGACCTTCCAGTCCTTTGAG ATCGAGAGGCACGATAGCTGCGCCTACGACTACCTGGAGATCCGGGACGGCAGTGGCGAGTCGAGCAGCCTCATCGGGCGCTACTGCGGCTACGACAAACCGGACGACATCAAGAGCACCTCCAACAAGCTCTGGATGAAATTCGTCTCCGACGGCTCCATCAACAAGGCGGGCTTCGCCGTCAACTTCTTCAAAG AGGTGGATGAGTGCTCGCGTCCCAATAACGGCGGCTGCGAGCAGCGCTGCGTCAACACCCTGGGCAGCTACAAGTGCGCCTGCGACCCCGGCTACGAGCTGGCCTCTGACAAACGCCGCTGCGAGG CCGCCTGCGGAGGGTTCCTCACCAAGCTCAACGGCTCCATCACCAGCCCGGGGTGGCCCAAGGAGTACCCCCCCAACAAGAACTGCATCTGGCAATTGGTGGCCCCCACCCAGTACCGCATCTCCCTGCAGTTTGACTTCTTTGAGACTGAGGGCAATGAC GTCTGCAAATACGACTTCGTGGAGGTGCGCAGCGGGCTGACTGCCGACTCCAAGCTGCACGGCAAGTTCTGCGGCGCCGAGAAGCCGGACGTCATCACCTCCCAGTACAACAACATGAGGATCGAGTTCAAGTCCGACAACACCGTCTCCAAAAAGGGCTTCAAAGCCCATTTCTTCTCAG ACAAGGATGAGTGCTCCAAGAACAACGGGGGCTGCCAGCATGAGTGCCTCAACTCCTTCGGCAGCTACGAGTGCCAGTGCCGCAGCGGCTTTGTGCTGCACGACAACAAGCACGACTGCAAGGAAG CCGGCTGCGACCATAAGGTGACATCCATCTCGGGGACCATCACCAGCCCCAACTGGCCTGATAAATACCCCAGCAAGAAGGAGTGCACCTGGGCCATCAGCACCACGCCCGGGCACCGCATCAAGCTG ACCTTCTCGGAGCTGGACGTGGAAGCGCAGCAGGAATGCGCCTACGACCACCTGGAGATCTACGACGGCAAGGATGCCAAAGCCCCAGCGCTCGGCCGCTTCTGTGGAGCCAAAGAGCCTGAGCCCCTCGTCTCCTCGGGCAACAAGATGTTCCTCAAGTTTGTCTCCGATAACTCCGTCCAGAAGAAGGGTTTCGAAGCTACCCACACCACAG TGTGCGGGGGCCAGGTCCGTGCTGAGGTGAAGACCAAGGACTTGTATTCACACGCACAATTTGGGGATAACAACTACCCGGGGGGCTCGGACTGCGAGTGGGTGATCATGGCCGAGGAGGGCTACGGCGTGGAGCTCATCTTCCAGACCTTCGAGATCGAGGAAGAAGCCGACTGCGGCTACGACTACATGGAGCTCTTCGACGGCTACGATGGGACAGCCCCGCGCCTCGGTCGCTTCTGCGGGTCCGGG cagcccccggAGGAGGTCTACTCAGCCGGAGATTCGGTGATGATCCGCTTCCACTCGGACGACACCATCAACAAGAAGGGTTTCCACCTTCGCTACACCAGCACCAAGTTCCAGGACACGCTGCACACGAGGAAATGA
- the BMP1 gene encoding bone morphogenetic protein 1 isoform X5, whose translation MAGLRSCGLLLCLLLARAMHFPDYSYVLEEEEEEDAEPLDYKDPCKAAAFLGDIALDEEDLKLFQVDRVVDLARHTITYLPTNSSGTTAAPALPTTSIPGGCLRSPPTTPTGSNATSASRRPGHQRRSRGQQRARSRRAATSRPERVWPDGVIPYVISGNFSGSQRAIFRQAMRHWEKHTCVTFLERNDEDSYIVFTYRPCGCCSYVGRRGGGPQAISIGKNCDKFGIVVHELGHVIGFWHEHTRPDRDDHVSIIRENIQPGQEYNFLKMEPEEVESLGETYDFDSIMHYARNTFSRGIFLDTILPKYDVNGVRPAIGQRTRLSKGDIAQARKLYRCPACGETLQDSQGNFSSPEFPNGYSAHMHCVWRISVTPGEKIILNFTTLDLYRSRLCWYDYVEVRDGFWRKATLRGRFCGNKLPEPIISTDSRLWVEFRSSSNWVGKGFFAVYEAICGGDVKKDNGHIQSPNYPDDYRPSKVCVWKITVSEGFHVGLTFQSFEIERHDSCAYDYLEIRDGSGESSSLIGRYCGYDKPDDIKSTSNKLWMKFVSDGSINKAGFAVNFFKEVDECSRPNNGGCEQRCVNTLGSYKCACDPGYELASDKRRCEAACGGFLTKLNGSITSPGWPKEYPPNKNCIWQLVAPTQYRISLQFDFFETEGNDVCKYDFVEVRSGLTADSKLHGKFCGAEKPDVITSQYNNMRIEFKSDNTVSKKGFKAHFFSEKKQQLQPPKSRPPGLKFRLQKRPRGPS comes from the exons ATGGCCGGGCTGCGGAGCTGcgggctgctgctctgcctgctcctggcccGGGCCATGCACTTCCCCGACTACTCCTAcgtgctggaggaggaggaggaggaggacgcGGAGCCCCTGGACTACAAGGACCCCTGCAAAGCCG ctgccttccTGGGAGACATCGCCCTGGATGAGGAGGATCTGAAGCTCTTCCAGGTGGACCGGGTGGTGGACCTGGCACGCCACACCATCACGTACCTGCCCACCAACTCCTCAGGTACCaccgcagccccagccctcccaaCCACCTCCATCCCCGGGGGCTGCCTGCGctcaccccccaccacccccacaggCAGCAATGCCACCAGTGCCAGCCGGCGGCCGGGCCACCAACGGCGCAGCCGGGGCCAGCAGCGGGCACGCAGCCGCCGTGCTGCCACATCCCGGCCGGAGCGAGTGTGGCCAGACGGGGTCATCCCCTACGTGATCAGCGGCAACTTCAGCG gcagccagcgAGCCATCTTCCGGCAGGCGATGCGGCACTGGGAGAAGCACACCTGCGTCACCTTCCTGGAGCGCAACGACGAGGACAGCTACATCGTCTTCACTTACCGGCCCTGTGG GTGCTGTTCCTATGTGGGCCGCCGAGGAGGGGGACCCCAGGCCATCTCCATCGGCAAAAACTGTGACAAATTCGGCATCGTGGTGCATGAGCTGGGCCACGTCATCGGGTTTTGGCACGAGCACACACGCCCCGACCGGGACGACCATGTCTCCATCATCCGGGAGAACATCCAGCCAG GGCAGGAGTACAACTTCTTGAAGATGGAGCCGGAGGAGGTGGAGTCGCTGGGTGAGACGTATGATTTCGACAGCATCATGCACTACGCCAGGAACACCTTCTCCAG GGGCATCTTCCTGGACACCATCCTGCCCAAGTACGACGTGAATGGGGTCCGACCTGCCATCGGCCAGCGGACGCGTCTGAGCAAAGGGGACATCGCCCAGGCCCGCAAGCTCTACCGCTGCCCGG CCTGCGGGGAGACACTCCAGGACAGCCAGGGCAACTTCTCCTCCCCTGAGTTCCCCAACGGATACTCTGCCCACATGCACTGCGTCTGGAGGATCTCCGTCACCCCCGGAGAGAAG ATCATCCTGAACTTCACCACCCTGGACCTCTACCGAAGCCGGCTGTGCTGGTACGACTACGTGGAGGTGAGAGACGGGTTCTGGAGAAAGGCCACGCTGCGAG GCAGGTTCTGCGGGAACAAGCTGCCCGAGCCCATCATCTCCACTGACAGCCGCCTCTGGGTTGAGTTtcgcagcagcagcaactgggTGGGCAAAGGCTTCTTTGCCGTCTACGAAG CCATCTGTGGGGGGGACGTGAAGAAGGACAATGGGCACATCCAGTCCCCCAACTACCCCGATGACTACCGGCCCAGCAAGGTGTGCGTCTGGAAGATCACCGTCTCCGAGGGCTTCCACGTGGGCTTGACCTTCCAGTCCTTTGAG ATCGAGAGGCACGATAGCTGCGCCTACGACTACCTGGAGATCCGGGACGGCAGTGGCGAGTCGAGCAGCCTCATCGGGCGCTACTGCGGCTACGACAAACCGGACGACATCAAGAGCACCTCCAACAAGCTCTGGATGAAATTCGTCTCCGACGGCTCCATCAACAAGGCGGGCTTCGCCGTCAACTTCTTCAAAG AGGTGGATGAGTGCTCGCGTCCCAATAACGGCGGCTGCGAGCAGCGCTGCGTCAACACCCTGGGCAGCTACAAGTGCGCCTGCGACCCCGGCTACGAGCTGGCCTCTGACAAACGCCGCTGCGAGG CCGCCTGCGGAGGGTTCCTCACCAAGCTCAACGGCTCCATCACCAGCCCGGGGTGGCCCAAGGAGTACCCCCCCAACAAGAACTGCATCTGGCAATTGGTGGCCCCCACCCAGTACCGCATCTCCCTGCAGTTTGACTTCTTTGAGACTGAGGGCAATGAC GTCTGCAAATACGACTTCGTGGAGGTGCGCAGCGGGCTGACTGCCGACTCCAAGCTGCACGGCAAGTTCTGCGGCGCCGAGAAGCCGGACGTCATCACCTCCCAGTACAACAACATGAGGATCGAGTTCAAGTCCGACAACACCGTCTCCAAAAAGGGCTTCAAAGCCCATTTCTTCTCAG agaagaagcagcagctgcagcccccgAAATCTCGCCCACCCGGCCTGAAGTTTCGCCTGCAGAAGCGGCCGCGGGGCCCCTCCTGA
- the BMP1 gene encoding bone morphogenetic protein 1 isoform X6, whose translation MAGLRSCGLLLCLLLARAMHFPDYSYVLEEEEEEDAEPLDYKDPCKAAAFLGDIALDEEDLKLFQVDRVVDLARHTITYLPTNSSGTTAAPALPTTSIPGGCLRSPPTTPTGSNATSASRRPGHQRRSRGQQRARSRRAATSRPERVWPDGVIPYVISGNFSGSQRAIFRQAMRHWEKHTCVTFLERNDEDSYIVFTYRPCGCCSYVGRRGGGPQAISIGKNCDKFGIVVHELGHVIGFWHEHTRPDRDDHVSIIRENIQPGQEYNFLKMEPEEVESLGETYDFDSIMHYARNTFSRGIFLDTILPKYDVNGVRPAIGQRTRLSKGDIAQARKLYRCPACGETLQDSQGNFSSPEFPNGYSAHMHCVWRISVTPGEKIILNFTTLDLYRSRLCWYDYVEAGSAGTSCPSPSSPLTAASGLSFAAAATGWAKASLPSTKPSVGGT comes from the exons ATGGCCGGGCTGCGGAGCTGcgggctgctgctctgcctgctcctggcccGGGCCATGCACTTCCCCGACTACTCCTAcgtgctggaggaggaggaggaggaggacgcGGAGCCCCTGGACTACAAGGACCCCTGCAAAGCCG ctgccttccTGGGAGACATCGCCCTGGATGAGGAGGATCTGAAGCTCTTCCAGGTGGACCGGGTGGTGGACCTGGCACGCCACACCATCACGTACCTGCCCACCAACTCCTCAGGTACCaccgcagccccagccctcccaaCCACCTCCATCCCCGGGGGCTGCCTGCGctcaccccccaccacccccacaggCAGCAATGCCACCAGTGCCAGCCGGCGGCCGGGCCACCAACGGCGCAGCCGGGGCCAGCAGCGGGCACGCAGCCGCCGTGCTGCCACATCCCGGCCGGAGCGAGTGTGGCCAGACGGGGTCATCCCCTACGTGATCAGCGGCAACTTCAGCG gcagccagcgAGCCATCTTCCGGCAGGCGATGCGGCACTGGGAGAAGCACACCTGCGTCACCTTCCTGGAGCGCAACGACGAGGACAGCTACATCGTCTTCACTTACCGGCCCTGTGG GTGCTGTTCCTATGTGGGCCGCCGAGGAGGGGGACCCCAGGCCATCTCCATCGGCAAAAACTGTGACAAATTCGGCATCGTGGTGCATGAGCTGGGCCACGTCATCGGGTTTTGGCACGAGCACACACGCCCCGACCGGGACGACCATGTCTCCATCATCCGGGAGAACATCCAGCCAG GGCAGGAGTACAACTTCTTGAAGATGGAGCCGGAGGAGGTGGAGTCGCTGGGTGAGACGTATGATTTCGACAGCATCATGCACTACGCCAGGAACACCTTCTCCAG GGGCATCTTCCTGGACACCATCCTGCCCAAGTACGACGTGAATGGGGTCCGACCTGCCATCGGCCAGCGGACGCGTCTGAGCAAAGGGGACATCGCCCAGGCCCGCAAGCTCTACCGCTGCCCGG CCTGCGGGGAGACACTCCAGGACAGCCAGGGCAACTTCTCCTCCCCTGAGTTCCCCAACGGATACTCTGCCCACATGCACTGCGTCTGGAGGATCTCCGTCACCCCCGGAGAGAAG ATCATCCTGAACTTCACCACCCTGGACCTCTACCGAAGCCGGCTGTGCTGGTACGACTACGTGGAG GCAGGTTCTGCGGGAACAAGCTGCCCGAGCCCATCATCTCCACTGACAGCCGCCTCTGGGTTGAGTTtcgcagcagcagcaactgggTGGGCAAAGGCTTCTTTGCCGTCTACGAAG CCATCTGTGGGGGGGACGTGA